In one Trichlorobacter lovleyi SZ genomic region, the following are encoded:
- the rpsF gene encoding 30S ribosomal protein S6, whose product MRKYETIFILQPDLAEDDVKSVTDKVQDVVASLKGDFHRLDDWGTRKLAYAIRKFPRGRYYYLRFDGGAQLVAELERRLRLDEKVLRFLSVNITDEPEKKVAERKPVIEAAEAPEAAEAAAE is encoded by the coding sequence ATGAGGAAGTACGAAACCATCTTCATCCTCCAGCCGGACCTTGCAGAGGACGACGTCAAGTCGGTCACCGACAAGGTTCAGGACGTGGTTGCATCCCTGAAGGGTGACTTCCACCGGCTGGACGACTGGGGAACACGCAAACTGGCCTATGCAATCCGGAAGTTCCCCCGCGGACGCTACTATTACCTGCGTTTTGACGGTGGAGCACAACTGGTGGCTGAACTGGAGCGTCGTCTCCGGCTTGACGAAAAAGTGTTGCGCTTCTTAAGCGTCAACATTACCGATGAGCCCGAGAAAAAGGTAGCTGAGCGCAAGCCGGTTATCGAAGCTGCTGAAGCCCCTGAAGCTGCTGAAGCTGCGGCTGAATAA
- a CDS encoding YajG family lipoprotein, which yields MFLAPVWYRFNLLILLILLSAALLLGGCATADLQLKPDYQPVGDVRGPGGTLVLASSLEGTVPGVGERIQWILGEVKDTDGKVQGNVTSPTAPSALVRNALQQELLRAGYAVQVAGSVPKDAGYGLVLAASTLHLDETRSLIKVEADCRVSFSVEIWVKGAKTNTLSFESRFSDFAVRDREKLHQEVLQKAFASAFKRALPAILEQLKK from the coding sequence ATGTTCCTTGCGCCTGTATGGTACCGGTTCAACCTGCTCATCCTGCTCATCCTGCTCTCCGCTGCTCTGCTGCTCGGCGGTTGCGCCACTGCTGATCTCCAGCTGAAACCCGACTACCAGCCGGTAGGTGATGTCAGGGGGCCCGGCGGGACACTGGTGCTGGCCTCGTCACTGGAAGGAACCGTGCCCGGTGTGGGGGAGCGGATTCAGTGGATTCTGGGCGAGGTCAAGGATACCGACGGCAAGGTGCAGGGAAACGTCACCAGCCCGACTGCCCCCAGCGCACTGGTTCGCAATGCACTGCAACAGGAGTTGCTGCGGGCCGGTTATGCCGTGCAGGTCGCCGGTTCTGTGCCGAAGGATGCCGGCTATGGACTGGTACTGGCAGCCAGCACGCTGCATCTGGATGAGACCCGCTCCCTGATCAAGGTGGAGGCGGACTGCCGGGTCAGTTTTTCGGTTGAAATCTGGGTGAAGGGGGCCAAGACCAATACCCTCAGCTTTGAGTCCCGTTTCTCCGATTTTGCGGTCAGGGATCGTGAAAAGTTACATCAGGAGGTTCTGCAGAAGGCCTTTGCCTCTGCCTTCAAGCGGGCTCTGCCTGCTATTCTGGAGCAGTTGAAAAAATAA
- the ispE gene encoding 4-(cytidine 5'-diphospho)-2-C-methyl-D-erythritol kinase, with amino-acid sequence MLQSIILQAPAKVNYRLDVIARRPDGYHELRMIMQRVNLCDQVSIKLIDGNEIKVSCGREGVPDGEGNIAWKAARALLDLAGQPSGVEIAIQKNIPVAAGLGGGSSDCAAVLLGLNELLGLGLSCEQLMEIGVKLGADVPFFVFQQTALAEGIGEKLTPLTGLPPAWVVLVNPNLPVSTAWVYKNLQLTQRERLATIPDSFEDVASICRVLSNDLESVTIPAFPVISEIKDELIARGACCSLMSGSGPTVFGLFDDEATARTAGEALRGNNDWFVAVVETV; translated from the coding sequence ATGCTTCAAAGTATTATCCTGCAGGCCCCGGCCAAGGTTAACTACCGCCTGGATGTGATTGCGCGGCGTCCGGACGGCTATCATGAGCTGCGCATGATCATGCAACGGGTCAACCTGTGCGATCAGGTCTCCATAAAACTGATTGATGGCAATGAGATCAAGGTCAGCTGCGGACGGGAAGGGGTGCCGGACGGCGAAGGAAATATTGCCTGGAAGGCCGCCCGGGCCCTGCTGGATCTGGCAGGACAACCATCCGGTGTTGAGATCGCTATCCAGAAGAATATACCGGTGGCTGCCGGCCTGGGAGGGGGCAGCAGTGATTGTGCCGCCGTGTTGCTGGGGCTGAATGAACTGTTGGGGCTGGGGCTTTCCTGTGAGCAGCTGATGGAGATCGGGGTGAAACTGGGGGCCGATGTGCCGTTTTTCGTCTTTCAGCAGACCGCGCTGGCAGAGGGGATCGGTGAGAAGTTAACCCCGCTGACCGGTCTGCCTCCGGCCTGGGTGGTGCTGGTCAACCCCAACCTGCCGGTCTCCACCGCCTGGGTCTATAAAAATTTGCAGTTGACACAACGGGAGCGTCTGGCTACAATTCCCGACTCGTTTGAGGACGTTGCATCAATCTGTCGTGTTCTGTCGAATGATCTTGAAAGTGTAACTATCCCAGCATTTCCGGTTATTTCCGAGATAAAGGATGAGCTGATTGCCCGGGGGGCATGTTGCTCGCTGATGTCCGGCAGCGGCCCGACCGTGTTCGGTCTGTTTGATGATGAAGCAACTGCCCGCACGGCCGGCGAAGCGCTGCGTGGCAATAACGACTGGTTTGTTGCGGTGGTTGAGACGGTCTAG
- a CDS encoding NifB/NifX family molybdenum-iron cluster-binding protein: MKLCFPVVLDQGLDSEVYGHFGSAPRFLIVDAVTGQTRLVDNSDKVHEHGACNPAKAVAGLEVDGIVVGGIGRGALISLNRAGFRVFQAQGTSVRDTLAALNGDGLQEFAPGSVCGGHNHATDGGGCCH, from the coding sequence ATGAAACTTTGTTTCCCGGTTGTTCTGGATCAAGGGCTGGATAGTGAAGTGTATGGCCATTTCGGCTCTGCGCCCCGTTTTTTGATTGTTGATGCGGTAACCGGCCAGACCCGTCTGGTGGATAACAGCGACAAGGTGCATGAACACGGTGCCTGCAACCCTGCCAAGGCGGTTGCTGGTCTGGAGGTGGACGGCATTGTGGTCGGCGGTATCGGCCGCGGGGCGCTGATTTCGCTTAACCGTGCCGGTTTCAGGGTCTTTCAGGCGCAAGGGACGTCAGTACGGGATACCCTGGCTGCCCTCAACGGCGACGGTCTGCAGGAGTTTGCGCCGGGCAGCGTTTGCGGCGGCCATAACCATGCTACGGACGGGGGAGGGTGCTGCCATTGA
- the rpsR gene encoding 30S ribosomal protein S18, translating to MSEATTTTTTTSAPRPGGRPSGPRPDRGPGGPRKKRPFQRRKVCRFCAEKDTTIDYKDPRTLRYFITERGKIVPRRISGNCSKHQREITEAIKRARNLALLPLAAGHALP from the coding sequence ATGAGCGAAGCAACAACGACGACAACAACCACTTCCGCCCCCCGTCCCGGCGGTCGCCCCAGCGGCCCCCGCCCTGATCGTGGCCCCGGCGGTCCCCGTAAGAAGCGTCCTTTTCAGCGCCGCAAGGTCTGCCGTTTCTGCGCAGAAAAAGACACCACCATTGATTACAAAGACCCGCGTACCCTGCGCTACTTCATTACCGAGCGCGGCAAGATCGTACCCCGCCGTATCTCCGGCAACTGCTCCAAGCACCAGCGTGAGATTACCGAAGCGATCAAGCGGGCCCGCAATCTGGCCCTGCTGCCGCTTGCAGCCGGTCACGCACTTCCCTAG
- a CDS encoding agmatine deiminase family protein, translated as MKIRLPAEWEPQDGVLLAWPHPDTDWSDQLPEVCTTYTELIRQIVRFEKVLLVAPDPDAARNHLSGAGVDLARVAICPVATNDTWTRDFGPITVEVNDQPVLLDFGFNGWGLKFAANLDNQVTRQLKQQGALLPRTNIIGLVFEGGSIESNGCGTVMTTSQCLLSPNRNPQLTRQELEGAMQSLFGAQQVLWLEHGHLEGDDTDAHIDTLARLCPNDTIVYVACDNPADSHYEALQKMEQELKQLTTPGGSPYRLLALPWPEAKYDAAGNRLPASYANYLVINDAVLVPTYRDPVDNGALAMIALAFPGREIIGIDCLPLIEQHGSLHCITMQLPVGVLP; from the coding sequence ATGAAGATTCGACTGCCGGCTGAATGGGAACCACAGGACGGTGTCTTGCTGGCATGGCCCCACCCCGACACTGACTGGTCAGACCAGCTACCAGAGGTCTGCACTACCTATACCGAGCTGATCCGCCAGATCGTCCGCTTTGAAAAAGTACTGCTGGTGGCACCGGACCCTGATGCGGCACGAAACCATCTTTCCGGTGCCGGGGTGGATCTGGCCCGCGTTGCTATCTGTCCGGTTGCCACCAACGACACCTGGACCAGAGATTTTGGGCCGATTACGGTGGAAGTGAATGACCAGCCGGTGCTGCTTGATTTCGGCTTCAACGGCTGGGGGCTGAAGTTTGCCGCCAATCTGGACAATCAGGTCACCCGGCAGCTCAAGCAACAGGGGGCACTGCTGCCCCGAACCAATATCATCGGCCTGGTGTTTGAAGGTGGCAGCATTGAGAGTAACGGCTGCGGCACGGTTATGACCACCAGTCAATGCCTGCTCTCACCCAACCGCAACCCGCAACTGACCCGTCAGGAGCTGGAAGGGGCAATGCAGTCGCTGTTCGGTGCACAACAGGTGCTCTGGCTTGAGCATGGCCATCTGGAAGGGGATGATACTGACGCCCATATTGATACCCTGGCGCGGCTCTGCCCCAATGACACCATCGTCTATGTGGCCTGCGACAATCCGGCCGACAGCCACTATGAGGCCCTGCAGAAGATGGAGCAGGAACTGAAGCAGCTGACCACCCCTGGAGGCTCCCCCTACCGGCTGCTGGCCCTGCCCTGGCCCGAAGCCAAATATGATGCTGCAGGCAATCGGTTGCCGGCCAGTTACGCCAACTACCTGGTGATCAACGATGCCGTACTGGTCCCCACCTACCGCGATCCGGTGGATAACGGCGCCCTGGCCATGATCGCCCTGGCCTTTCCCGGCCGGGAGATCATCGGCATTGACTGCCTGCCGTTGATTGAACAGCACGGTTCCCTGCACTGCATCACCATGCAACTGCCGGTCGGGGTGCTGCCATGA
- a CDS encoding Hpt domain-containing protein, which yields MDKAAVLDQDYLRVNYHQAGFSYLLPEILALFRRQAAIYLQSIEQHLMQANLHELALEAHTLKGAAGSVGAAALAQIAQHLEETVPDSDIAAVTLLVDSLREITDRTDAAITAELARLAAETDDTLDHI from the coding sequence ATGGATAAGGCAGCAGTGCTTGACCAGGACTACCTGAGGGTGAATTACCACCAGGCCGGCTTCAGCTATCTGCTACCGGAAATCCTCGCTTTGTTCCGCAGACAGGCCGCCATCTACCTGCAATCAATTGAGCAGCATCTCATGCAGGCTAATCTGCATGAACTGGCACTGGAGGCCCACACCCTGAAAGGGGCGGCCGGCTCAGTCGGTGCCGCTGCCCTGGCGCAGATCGCCCAGCATCTGGAAGAGACTGTTCCTGATAGCGACATCGCCGCGGTTACGCTGCTGGTAGATTCCTTGCGCGAGATAACAGACCGGACCGACGCTGCAATCACGGCGGAGCTGGCACGTCTGGCCGCTGAAACGGATGACACCCTGGATCATATCTGA
- a CDS encoding DUF302 domain-containing protein, giving the protein MNSWAQLYRGESAKPVWQFVADLKEAGLRSGFLIHNEDKMEMAHTFGSHGVQVGEGFDLHMIQICKPEKAAGSLQKNPERAALMPKFVTVFSAEGRTQVRFLRFNRQLIEELVQDAEFATSVGSTYDEIEQAIQASL; this is encoded by the coding sequence ATGAACAGTTGGGCACAGTTGTACCGCGGTGAATCAGCCAAACCGGTCTGGCAGTTTGTGGCTGATCTGAAAGAGGCCGGGTTACGGTCCGGATTCTTGATCCACAACGAAGATAAGATGGAGATGGCCCATACCTTTGGTTCACACGGGGTGCAGGTCGGTGAAGGGTTTGATCTGCATATGATCCAGATCTGCAAGCCGGAAAAGGCTGCCGGCAGCCTGCAGAAGAATCCGGAACGGGCAGCCCTGATGCCCAAGTTTGTGACCGTGTTCAGTGCAGAGGGGCGGACTCAGGTGCGTTTTCTGCGTTTTAACAGGCAACTGATCGAGGAGCTGGTGCAGGATGCCGAATTTGCAACGTCGGTTGGCAGCACCTATGACGAGATTGAGCAGGCAATTCAGGCATCTCTTTAA
- a CDS encoding arsenic resistance protein encodes MWKLLATISKNLITAIPVMMIAGFLYGYLNPAGAAWLKVLIIPFTFLMVYPMMVTLKLKKVIEGGDGKAQLLTQLINFGIVPFIAYGLGRLFFPEQPFAALGLLLAALLPTSGMTISWTGFAKGNLEAAVKMTVVGLILGSLATPFYVQWLMGAHVPVEVGATFRQIVIIVFLPMLAGYLTQTVLIKRYGPKGFQEQWAPRFPALSTLGVLGIVFIAIALKSQDIACRPDMLVSILVPLLVLYGINYLLSTLVGKLFLPRGDAIALVYGTVMRNLSIALALAINVFGKTCSDAALVIALAYIIQVQSAAWYVKLTDRFFGKPAGV; translated from the coding sequence ATGTGGAAGCTGTTAGCGACAATCTCGAAAAATCTGATTACGGCCATTCCGGTCATGATGATCGCCGGATTTCTGTATGGCTATCTTAATCCGGCCGGAGCTGCCTGGCTGAAGGTGCTGATCATACCGTTCACCTTTCTGATGGTCTATCCGATGATGGTGACCCTTAAACTCAAGAAGGTGATCGAGGGGGGCGACGGCAAGGCTCAGCTGCTGACGCAGCTGATCAACTTCGGCATTGTGCCGTTCATCGCCTATGGCCTGGGACGGCTGTTCTTTCCTGAACAGCCGTTTGCCGCCCTGGGGCTGCTGCTGGCGGCCTTGCTGCCCACCAGCGGCATGACCATCTCCTGGACCGGTTTTGCCAAGGGAAATCTTGAAGCAGCGGTCAAGATGACGGTGGTTGGTCTGATACTGGGCTCCCTGGCGACCCCTTTCTATGTGCAGTGGCTGATGGGGGCGCATGTCCCGGTGGAGGTCGGCGCAACATTCCGGCAGATTGTGATTATCGTATTTCTGCCGATGCTGGCCGGTTATCTGACCCAGACCGTTCTGATTAAAAGGTACGGCCCCAAAGGGTTTCAGGAACAGTGGGCGCCGCGCTTTCCCGCACTTTCCACCTTGGGGGTGCTGGGGATCGTCTTTATTGCGATCGCCCTGAAGTCTCAGGATATCGCCTGCCGGCCCGATATGCTGGTAAGCATCCTGGTGCCGTTGCTGGTACTCTACGGCATCAATTATCTGCTCAGCACCCTGGTTGGTAAACTGTTTTTGCCGCGGGGCGATGCCATTGCACTGGTCTATGGCACGGTCATGCGCAACCTTTCAATCGCCCTTGCCCTGGCGATCAACGTCTTCGGCAAGACCTGCTCCGACGCTGCCCTTGTGATCGCCCTCGCCTATATTATTCAGGTGCAGTCGGCAGCCTGGTATGTCAAACTGACTGATCGTTTTTTTGGCAAACCGGCAGGAGTGTAA
- the rplI gene encoding 50S ribosomal protein L9, with the protein MKLILKENIEHLGQIGDIVKVAPGYARNYLLPKGLAIEATEKNAKALEHAKRQLAYKKNKSLEAAKNLVAKLEALSIVLTHQAGEEGKLFGSVTNMEIAAFLKDNGLEIDRKKIVLAEPIKQLGEYSVPVKVHPEVGATLKVTVSAA; encoded by the coding sequence ATGAAGCTCATTCTGAAAGAGAACATTGAACATCTGGGACAGATCGGCGATATCGTCAAGGTTGCCCCGGGCTATGCCCGCAACTATCTGCTGCCCAAAGGTCTTGCCATTGAGGCCACTGAGAAGAATGCCAAGGCACTTGAGCATGCCAAGCGTCAGCTGGCCTATAAGAAGAACAAGTCCCTTGAAGCTGCCAAGAACCTGGTGGCCAAGCTTGAGGCCCTGTCCATTGTCTTGACTCACCAGGCCGGTGAAGAAGGCAAGCTGTTCGGTTCGGTCACCAACATGGAGATTGCTGCCTTCCTGAAGGACAACGGCCTTGAGATCGATCGCAAGAAAATCGTGCTGGCTGAGCCGATCAAGCAACTGGGCGAGTACAGCGTGCCGGTCAAGGTTCACCCTGAAGTCGGTGCAACGCTGAAGGTCACCGTTTCAGCAGCATAA
- a CDS encoding carbon-nitrogen hydrolase, with the protein MKRLKAALIQQSCSDNQPETFAKTGRMVRQAAEDGAKLVVLQELHNGTYFCQTEATEQFDRAEPIPGPATERLGALAKELGIVLVTSLFERRAPGLYHNTAVVFEQDGSIAGIYRKMHIPDDPGFYEKFYFTPGDLGFTPIRTSVGTLGVLVCWDQWYPEAARLMSLAGADLLIYPTAIGWDPADTPEEQERQREAWITVQRGHAVANGLPVLSVNRVGFEKSPDPHATGIRFWGTSFIAGPQGELLCKGSTEQEEILAVELDLERSEAVRRIWPFLRDRRIEAYGDLTRRFRD; encoded by the coding sequence ATGAAACGCCTCAAGGCCGCCCTGATCCAGCAAAGCTGCAGCGACAATCAGCCTGAGACCTTTGCCAAAACCGGCCGCATGGTCCGCCAGGCCGCTGAAGACGGCGCAAAACTGGTGGTGCTGCAGGAACTTCACAACGGCACCTACTTCTGCCAGACCGAGGCAACCGAACAGTTTGACCGGGCTGAACCGATTCCCGGCCCGGCCACGGAACGGCTTGGCGCACTGGCCAAGGAACTGGGGATCGTGCTGGTCACCTCGCTGTTTGAACGCCGCGCCCCCGGGCTGTATCACAATACCGCCGTGGTGTTTGAGCAGGACGGCTCGATTGCCGGCATCTACCGCAAGATGCATATCCCCGATGATCCCGGTTTCTATGAAAAATTCTACTTTACCCCCGGCGATCTGGGTTTTACCCCGATCCGTACCTCGGTCGGCACCCTGGGGGTACTGGTCTGCTGGGACCAGTGGTATCCGGAGGCAGCCCGTCTGATGTCCCTGGCCGGCGCCGACCTGCTGATCTACCCTACCGCCATTGGCTGGGACCCGGCTGACACACCGGAAGAGCAGGAACGGCAGCGGGAGGCCTGGATAACGGTCCAGCGCGGCCATGCCGTTGCCAACGGCCTGCCGGTGCTCTCGGTCAACCGGGTTGGCTTTGAAAAGTCGCCCGACCCCCATGCCACCGGAATCAGGTTCTGGGGAACCAGCTTCATTGCCGGACCACAGGGTGAACTCCTTTGCAAAGGCAGTACGGAACAGGAAGAGATACTTGCCGTAGAACTCGATCTGGAACGCAGCGAAGCGGTACGCCGCATCTGGCCGTTCCTGCGGGACCGTCGCATTGAGGCGTATGGTGATCTGACCCGGCGTTTCCGGGACTAG
- a CDS encoding pyridoxal phosphate-dependent aminotransferase, with amino-acid sequence MAIANKIAGYISRSSWIRKMFEEGERLRQEFGADNVYDFTLGNPDVEPPQALHTALLQLAQHPLPGMHRYMNNAGYPETRAAVARKLAADSGLEVTAAHVIMTCGAGGALNVVLKTILNPGEEVIILAPYFVEYKFYIDNHGGVPVEVWTNRETFRLDLAAIEAAITTKTRAIIVNSPNNPTGVIYTAEELAALGELVKRAQARTGHQVYVISDEPYARLSYDGAKVPNIFPLIESSVVVTSHSKDLALPGERIGYLAANPRMATAMQFMEGAVFCNRTLGFVNAPALMQRLVADLQDVSVDSSLYQDKRDLFYTTLTGLGFSMVKPDGAFYLFPKSPFADDVEFVKLAQKHHILLVPGSGFGAPGYFRIAYCVDRGMIERSLPAWERLAVEAGLKK; translated from the coding sequence ATGGCCATAGCAAACAAGATTGCCGGATATATTTCCCGGTCGTCCTGGATCCGCAAGATGTTTGAAGAAGGGGAACGGCTGCGCCAGGAGTTCGGTGCAGATAATGTCTATGATTTTACCCTGGGCAACCCGGACGTGGAGCCGCCGCAGGCCTTACATACGGCCCTTTTGCAACTGGCGCAGCATCCGCTGCCCGGTATGCACCGCTACATGAACAATGCCGGTTACCCGGAGACCCGGGCGGCCGTGGCCCGCAAGCTGGCTGCCGACTCGGGCCTGGAGGTGACGGCTGCACATGTCATCATGACCTGCGGTGCCGGTGGCGCCCTGAACGTGGTGCTGAAGACCATTCTGAACCCCGGCGAAGAGGTCATTATTCTGGCCCCCTATTTTGTCGAGTACAAGTTTTACATCGACAACCACGGCGGTGTTCCGGTGGAGGTCTGGACCAACCGGGAGACCTTTCGCCTCGATCTGGCTGCCATTGAGGCGGCCATCACCACCAAGACCCGTGCCATCATTGTCAATTCACCCAATAATCCCACCGGGGTAATCTATACCGCCGAAGAGCTTGCAGCCCTCGGCGAGCTGGTGAAGCGGGCTCAGGCCCGTACCGGCCACCAGGTCTATGTCATCTCGGACGAACCGTACGCACGGCTCTCCTATGACGGGGCAAAGGTTCCCAATATCTTTCCGCTGATCGAATCCAGTGTCGTGGTAACGTCGCATAGCAAGGATCTGGCGCTGCCCGGTGAACGGATCGGCTATCTGGCTGCCAATCCACGCATGGCAACGGCCATGCAGTTTATGGAAGGGGCGGTCTTTTGCAACCGTACCCTGGGATTTGTGAATGCCCCGGCCCTGATGCAGCGCCTGGTGGCGGATCTGCAGGATGTCTCAGTGGATAGCAGCCTCTATCAGGACAAACGTGACCTGTTCTACACGACCCTGACCGGGCTGGGATTCAGCATGGTCAAGCCGGATGGTGCCTTCTATCTGTTCCCGAAATCACCGTTTGCCGATGATGTGGAGTTCGTCAAGCTGGCTCAGAAACATCATATCCTGCTGGTGCCCGGATCAGGTTTTGGCGCACCGGGCTATTTCAGGATCGCCTACTGCGTGGACAGAGGGATGATTGAGCGTAGTCTGCCGGCCTGGGAGCGGCTTGCTGTCGAAGCCGGACTGAAGAAATAG
- a CDS encoding iron-sulfur cluster assembly scaffold protein — MSDGYNQYTGTVLDHARNPRNVGGMDDANVVVQVGDPECGDTLLLFMRIDDGCVAKVSFLIKGCGAAIATASMGTELVKGKSLNEALLVTDATVTAALGGLPEDKEHCSNLIASAVHAAIAQYTSTLTGEAPPIDFEVDMTGRAPQPAEGGQA, encoded by the coding sequence TTGAGTGACGGCTATAACCAATATACCGGGACGGTTCTGGACCATGCCCGGAATCCCCGGAATGTTGGGGGCATGGATGACGCCAACGTCGTGGTGCAGGTGGGTGATCCGGAATGCGGCGATACCCTGCTGTTGTTTATGCGGATCGATGATGGCTGTGTGGCCAAGGTCAGTTTTCTGATCAAAGGCTGTGGTGCAGCCATCGCCACCGCCTCAATGGGAACTGAGCTGGTTAAAGGTAAAAGCCTGAATGAAGCGTTGCTGGTGACTGATGCCACGGTGACCGCTGCGCTGGGAGGACTGCCTGAGGATAAGGAGCATTGTTCCAATCTGATCGCCTCGGCAGTGCATGCAGCTATTGCCCAGTATACCAGCACACTTACCGGCGAGGCACCACCGATTGATTTTGAAGTTGACATGACGGGCAGAGCCCCGCAACCTGCTGAAGGAGGACAGGCATGA
- a CDS encoding YybS family protein, with protein sequence MQSNGGQKLAAVLIGTLGSGLLFSASLAVPLIGFVSAFLAPVPLGLARIKGGSAVAGFSALLTTLLLAVLFSPPVGAWYAVQCGLIGLMVPELALKGLRPSRTILWTTATCVTLTAVLVTVFSFTSGVNPQLFAQKEISDGINQAIKLYEQQSGLSAQDLEMLKQGMQTVGQIMSRIYPALATINLGLISAVTLLLFMRTAAKYALAINLAPFREFRTPDLLVWLLIIAGFAMLAPVALINTPALNILTVLSVLYFMQGLAVLLTICERSSFAATLKILLGVLLLTQPYLTVIVTVLGIFDYWGDFRTPRITQDENL encoded by the coding sequence TTGCAATCAAACGGCGGCCAGAAGCTGGCCGCCGTCTTGATCGGTACACTGGGCTCAGGCCTGCTTTTCAGTGCCAGCCTTGCGGTACCCCTGATAGGTTTTGTCTCGGCTTTTCTGGCCCCGGTTCCGCTGGGGCTTGCCCGTATCAAGGGCGGCAGTGCGGTTGCCGGTTTCAGCGCACTACTGACAACCCTGTTACTGGCGGTTCTGTTCTCTCCGCCGGTCGGGGCATGGTATGCAGTCCAATGCGGCCTGATCGGACTGATGGTGCCGGAGTTGGCCCTGAAAGGTCTCAGGCCGTCCCGGACCATACTCTGGACAACAGCCACCTGCGTCACCCTGACAGCGGTACTGGTGACGGTGTTTTCCTTCACCAGCGGTGTCAATCCGCAGCTCTTTGCACAAAAGGAAATTTCAGACGGCATCAACCAGGCGATCAAACTGTACGAGCAGCAATCCGGATTGTCAGCCCAGGACCTGGAAATGCTCAAGCAGGGGATGCAGACCGTCGGACAGATCATGTCCCGCATCTACCCGGCCCTGGCCACCATCAACCTGGGATTGATCAGTGCGGTCACACTGCTGCTGTTCATGCGTACTGCAGCCAAGTATGCCCTGGCGATCAACCTGGCCCCCTTCAGGGAGTTCAGGACACCGGATCTACTGGTCTGGCTGTTGATCATTGCCGGGTTTGCCATGCTGGCACCCGTTGCGCTGATCAACACGCCGGCACTCAACATCCTGACGGTGCTGTCAGTGCTGTATTTCATGCAGGGCCTTGCTGTCCTGCTCACAATCTGTGAGCGCTCCAGCTTTGCCGCCACCCTCAAGATACTACTGGGGGTGCTGCTGCTGACTCAGCCCTATCTGACGGTCATCGTAACCGTACTCGGTATCTTTGATTACTGGGGTGACTTCCGCACCCCACGCATCACGCAGGACGAAAACCTGTAA
- a CDS encoding DUF134 domain-containing protein, whose product MARPRKPRQCSCPHRANFEAVYKPAGTPLGQLECITLFRDELETLHLCDGQGMTQAEAGDCMGVSRGTVQRLLSEARRKVAEALVKQAALAVSGRDNAVAEGD is encoded by the coding sequence ATGGCCCGCCCCCGTAAGCCGAGACAATGCAGCTGTCCGCATCGCGCCAATTTTGAGGCGGTCTACAAGCCGGCCGGTACTCCGCTGGGTCAGCTTGAATGCATTACGCTTTTTCGCGACGAACTGGAGACCCTTCACCTGTGTGACGGCCAGGGCATGACCCAGGCCGAGGCAGGAGACTGCATGGGGGTCTCACGCGGCACCGTGCAGCGCCTGCTTTCCGAGGCCCGTCGTAAAGTGGCGGAGGCACTGGTGAAACAGGCGGCACTGGCGGTCTCCGGCCGTGACAATGCGGTTGCAGAAGGCGATTAA